The Hypomesus transpacificus isolate Combined female chromosome 2, fHypTra1, whole genome shotgun sequence genome window below encodes:
- the slc4a7 gene encoding sodium bicarbonate cotransporter 3 isoform X1, with product MEEEMSEQMRPLLTSGNDDEAVVDLGKTSSTIHTNFEKEELESHRAVYVGVHVPMGRESKRRHRHRGHKHHRKRRDRSSERDEGRDSPTCNTPSQRVQFILGTEDDDEEHIPHDLFTELDELSFREGHVYEWKETARWLKFEEDVEDGGERWSKPYVATLSLHSLFELRSCILNGTVLLDMRASSIEEIADMVIDSMVASEQLEEEQREKVREAMLKRHHHQNEKKLSNRIPLVRSFADIGKKQSDPYLLERNGLLASPQSAPGNLESSKPSEARINGSSSRENSTVDFSKVDMNFMKKIPAGAEASNVLVGEVDFLERPIIAFIRLAPAVLLTGLTEVPVPTRFLFLLLGPNGKGPQYHEIGRSIATLMTDEIFHDVAYKAKDRNDLLSGIDEFLDQVTVLPPGEWDPTIRIEPPKSVPSQEKRKIPSLPNGSAHSSDLVQKEEHQAGPELQRTGRVFGGLVMDVRRKWPFYWSDIREALSLQCLASVLFLYCACMSPVITFGGLLGEATKGNISAIESLFGASMTGVAFSLFAGQPLTILGSTGPVLVFEKILFKFCSDYGLSYLSLRTSIGLWTAFLCLVLVATDASSLVCYITRFTEEAFAALICLIFIYEALEKLFTLGELYPVNMHNHLDNLTFYTCQCSPPDNSTAEVERVWNSSGFPSQSSISWEDLDVKECLRLHGQFVGEACGNDGPFIPDVLFWSVILFFTTFFLSSFLKQFKTMRYFPTKVRSSISDFAVFLTILIMVLVDYMVGIPSPKLHVPDRFEPTSKSRGWLISPLGGNPWWTMLAAAVPALLCTILIFMDQQITAVIINRKEHKLKKGCGYHLDLLVVSVMLGVCSLMGLPWFVAATVLSISHVNSLKLESVCAAPGEQPKFLGIREQRVTGFMIFLLMGCSVFMTSVLKFIPMPVLYGVFLYMGASSLKGIQFFDRIKLFGMPAKHQPDLIYLRYVPLWKVHVFTLVQLTCLVLLWVIKASAAAVVFPMMVLALVFIRKLLDFCFTNRELSWLDDLMPESKKKKEDDKKKKAKEEAQRLLEENEKLKHSYRDNVLKIPVKGLKVSLDPSVVNISDEMAKTAMWKAVAMNSDSAKALKPSASQEKMSCVKINLEGAHGDKVVDVETSL from the exons ATGGAAGAAGAGATGAGCGAGCAGATGCGACCCCTCCTGACATCG GGTAATGATGACGAAGCCGTGGTTGACCTGGGGAAGACAAGTTCTACCATCCACACCAACTTTgagaaggaggagctggaga GCCACCGGGCGGTGTATGTGGGCGTCCACGTGCCTATGGGCCGAGAGAGCAAGCGACGCCACCGTCACCGCGGACACAAACATCACCGCAAGAGGAGGGACCGCAGCTCCGAGAGGGACGAAGGACGCGACTCGCCCACCTGCA ACACGCCGTCTCAGCGGGTGCAGTTCATCCTGGGGACGGAGGACGACGACGAGGAGCACATCCCCCACGACCTGTTCACCGAGCTGGACGAGCTCTCCTTCAGGGAGGGACACGTCTACGAGTGGAAGGAGACGGCCAG GTGGCTGAAGTTCGAGGAGGACGTGGAGGACGGGGGCGAGCGCTGGAGCAAGCCCTACGTGGCCACGCTGTCCCTCCACAGCCTGTTCGAGCTGCGCAGCTGCATCCTCAACGGCACCGTGCTGCTGGACATGAGGGCCAGCTCCATAGAAGAGATTGCCG aCATGGTGATCGACAGCATGGTGGCGTcggagcagctggaggaggagcagcgggAGAAGGTGCGCGAGGCCATGCTGAAGAGGCACCACCACCAGAACGAGAAGAAGCTCAGCAACCGCATCCCGCTGGTGCGCTCCTTCGCTGACATAGGCAAGAAACAGTCGGACCCCTACCTGCTGGAGCGCAACG gtCTCCTGGCGTCCCCCCAGTCGGCCCCTGGCAACCTGGAAAGCAGCAAGCCCAGCGAGGCTCGCATCAacgggagcagcagcagggagaACAGCACGGTGGACTTCAGCAAG GTGGACATGAACTTCATGAAGAAGATCCCCGCGGGGGCCGAGGCGTCCAACGTcctggtgggggaggtggactTCCTGGAGAGGCCCATCATCGCCTTCATCAGACTGGCCCCCGCCGTGCTCCTCACAGGCCTGACCGAGGTCCCTGTGCCCACCAG gttcctgttcctgttgcTGGGGCCGAATGGTAAGGGCCCCCAGTACCATGAGATAGGGCGCTCCATCGCCACCCTGATGACAGATGAG ATATTCCACGATGTGGCGTACAAGGCTAAAGACAGGAACGACCTACTGTCAGGGATCGACGAGTTCCTGGACCAGGTGACAGTCCTGCCCCCAGGGGAGTGGGACCCCACCATCCGCATCGAGCCCCCCAAGAGTGTCCCCTCACAG gagaagaggaaaatcccctctctccctaacgGTTCGGCCCACTCGTCTGACCTGGTCCAGAAAGAGGAGCACCAAGCAGGACCAGAGCTCCAGAGAACAGGGAG GGTCTTCGGGGGCCTGGTGATGGACGTGAGGAGGAAGTGGCCGTTCTACTGGAGTGACATCCGAGAGGCCCTGAGCCTGCAGTGCCTGGCCTCGGTGCTCTTCCTCTACTGCGCCTGCATGTCTCCCGTCATCACCTTCGGAGGCCTGCTGGGCGAGGCCACCAAGGGCAACATA AGTGCCATCGAGTCCCTGTTCGGAGCGTCCATGACGGGTGTCGCCTTCTCCCTGTTCGCGGGCCAACCCCTCACCATCCTGGGGAGCACTGGGCCTGTCCTCGTCTTCGAGAAGATCCTCTTTAAGTTCTGCAG CGACTACGGGCTCTCCTACCTCTCCCTGCGCACCAGCATCGGCCTGTGGACGGCCTTCCTGTGCCTGGTCCTGGTCGCCACGGACGCCAGCTCGCTGGTGTGCTACATCACGCGCTTCACCGAGGAGGCGTTCGCCGCCCTCATCTGCCTAATCTTCATCTACGAGGCGCTGGAGAAGCTGTTCACCCTGGGCGAGCTCTACCCTGTCAACATGCACAACCACCTGGACAACCTCACCTTCTACAC GTGTCAGTGTTCCCCTCCAGACAACAGCACagcggaggtggagagggtttgGAACAGCAGCGGGTTCCCCTCCCAGTCCTCTATATCCTGGGAAGACCTCGACGTCAAG GAGTGCCTGAGGCTCCATGGGCAGTTTGTGGGGGAGGCTTGTGGGAACGATGGCCCGTTCATCCCCGACGTGCTCTTCTGGTCCGTCATCCTCTTCTTCACCAccttcttcctgtcctccttcctCAAGCAGTTCAAGACCATGCGCTACTTCCCTACCAAG GTGCGCTCCTCCATCAGTGACTTTGCTGTGTTCCTGACCATCCTTATCATGGTTCTGGTCGACTACATGGTGGGAATTCCCTCACCCAAACTCCACGTCCCAGACCGCTTTGAG cccaCCTCCAAGAGCCGCGGCTGGTTGATCAGCCCGCTGGGGGGCAACCCCTGGTGGACGATGCTGgctgccgcggtgcccgcgctgCTCTGCACAATCCTCATCTTCATGGACCAGCAGATCACTGCCGTCATCATCAACAGGAAGGAGCACAAACTCAAg AAAGGCTGTGGCTACCACTTGGACCTGCTGGTGGTGTCCGTGATGCTGGGCGTGTGCTCCCTCATGGGCCTGCCCTGGTTCGTGGCGGCCAccgtcctctccatctcccacgtCAACAGCCTGAAGCTGGAGTCGGTGTGCGCCGCCCCCGGGGAGCAGCCCAAGTTCCTGGGGATCCGGGAACAGAGGGTCACGGGGTTCATGATCTTCCTGCTCATGGGCTGCTCCGTGTTCATGACCTCGGTGCTCAAG ttcATCCCCATGCCTGTACTCTACGGGGTGTTTCTCTACATGGGCGCGTCTTCTCTCAAAGGCATCCAG tTCTTTGACCGTATCAAGCTGTTTGGGATGCCAGCCAAGCACCAGCCGGACCTTATCTACCTGCGCTACGTGCCCCTGTGGAAGGTCCATGTGTTCACCCTGGTCCAGCTCACCTGCCTGGTGCTGCTCTGGGTCATCAAGGCCTCTGCCGCCGCCGTCGTCTTCCCCATGATG GTCCTGGCCTTGGTGTTCATTCGGAAGCTGCTCGACTTCTGCTTCACCAACAGGGAGCTGAGCTGGCTGGACGACCTGATGCCAGAgagcaagaagaagaaggaggatgacaagaagaagaaggccaAGGAG GAGGCCCAGCGCTTGCTTGAGGAGAACGAGAAATTAAAACACTCATACAGAGACAACGTCCTCAAGATCCCAGTGAAAGGGCTCAAAGTCAG TTTGGATCCATctgtggtaaacatttctgatgAAATGGCCAAAACTGCTATGTGGAAAGCTGTTGCCATGAACTCTGACAGTGCCAAAGCTCTGAAACCCAGTGCAAG CCAGGAGAAGATGTCCTGTGTAAAGATCAACCTGGAAGGAGCGCATGGGGACAAGGTTGTGGATGTGGAAACATCTTTATGA
- the slc4a7 gene encoding sodium bicarbonate cotransporter 3 isoform X2, with protein MERRGEEHGCCLGNDDEAVVDLGKTSSTIHTNFEKEELESHRAVYVGVHVPMGRESKRRHRHRGHKHHRKRRDRSSERDEGRDSPTCNTPSQRVQFILGTEDDDEEHIPHDLFTELDELSFREGHVYEWKETARWLKFEEDVEDGGERWSKPYVATLSLHSLFELRSCILNGTVLLDMRASSIEEIADMVIDSMVASEQLEEEQREKVREAMLKRHHHQNEKKLSNRIPLVRSFADIGKKQSDPYLLERNGLLASPQSAPGNLESSKPSEARINGSSSRENSTVDFSKVDMNFMKKIPAGAEASNVLVGEVDFLERPIIAFIRLAPAVLLTGLTEVPVPTRFLFLLLGPNGKGPQYHEIGRSIATLMTDEIFHDVAYKAKDRNDLLSGIDEFLDQVTVLPPGEWDPTIRIEPPKSVPSQEKRKIPSLPNGSAHSSDLVQKEEHQAGPELQRTGRVFGGLVMDVRRKWPFYWSDIREALSLQCLASVLFLYCACMSPVITFGGLLGEATKGNISAIESLFGASMTGVAFSLFAGQPLTILGSTGPVLVFEKILFKFCSDYGLSYLSLRTSIGLWTAFLCLVLVATDASSLVCYITRFTEEAFAALICLIFIYEALEKLFTLGELYPVNMHNHLDNLTFYTCQCSPPDNSTAEVERVWNSSGFPSQSSISWEDLDVKECLRLHGQFVGEACGNDGPFIPDVLFWSVILFFTTFFLSSFLKQFKTMRYFPTKVRSSISDFAVFLTILIMVLVDYMVGIPSPKLHVPDRFEPTSKSRGWLISPLGGNPWWTMLAAAVPALLCTILIFMDQQITAVIINRKEHKLKKGCGYHLDLLVVSVMLGVCSLMGLPWFVAATVLSISHVNSLKLESVCAAPGEQPKFLGIREQRVTGFMIFLLMGCSVFMTSVLKFIPMPVLYGVFLYMGASSLKGIQFFDRIKLFGMPAKHQPDLIYLRYVPLWKVHVFTLVQLTCLVLLWVIKASAAAVVFPMMVLALVFIRKLLDFCFTNRELSWLDDLMPESKKKKEDDKKKKAKEEAQRLLEENEKLKHSYRDNVLKIPVKGLKVSLDPSVVNISDEMAKTAMWKAVAMNSDSAKALKPSASQEKMSCVKINLEGAHGDKVVDVETSL; from the exons atggagaggagaggggaagagcatggatgttGCTTG GGTAATGATGACGAAGCCGTGGTTGACCTGGGGAAGACAAGTTCTACCATCCACACCAACTTTgagaaggaggagctggaga GCCACCGGGCGGTGTATGTGGGCGTCCACGTGCCTATGGGCCGAGAGAGCAAGCGACGCCACCGTCACCGCGGACACAAACATCACCGCAAGAGGAGGGACCGCAGCTCCGAGAGGGACGAAGGACGCGACTCGCCCACCTGCA ACACGCCGTCTCAGCGGGTGCAGTTCATCCTGGGGACGGAGGACGACGACGAGGAGCACATCCCCCACGACCTGTTCACCGAGCTGGACGAGCTCTCCTTCAGGGAGGGACACGTCTACGAGTGGAAGGAGACGGCCAG GTGGCTGAAGTTCGAGGAGGACGTGGAGGACGGGGGCGAGCGCTGGAGCAAGCCCTACGTGGCCACGCTGTCCCTCCACAGCCTGTTCGAGCTGCGCAGCTGCATCCTCAACGGCACCGTGCTGCTGGACATGAGGGCCAGCTCCATAGAAGAGATTGCCG aCATGGTGATCGACAGCATGGTGGCGTcggagcagctggaggaggagcagcgggAGAAGGTGCGCGAGGCCATGCTGAAGAGGCACCACCACCAGAACGAGAAGAAGCTCAGCAACCGCATCCCGCTGGTGCGCTCCTTCGCTGACATAGGCAAGAAACAGTCGGACCCCTACCTGCTGGAGCGCAACG gtCTCCTGGCGTCCCCCCAGTCGGCCCCTGGCAACCTGGAAAGCAGCAAGCCCAGCGAGGCTCGCATCAacgggagcagcagcagggagaACAGCACGGTGGACTTCAGCAAG GTGGACATGAACTTCATGAAGAAGATCCCCGCGGGGGCCGAGGCGTCCAACGTcctggtgggggaggtggactTCCTGGAGAGGCCCATCATCGCCTTCATCAGACTGGCCCCCGCCGTGCTCCTCACAGGCCTGACCGAGGTCCCTGTGCCCACCAG gttcctgttcctgttgcTGGGGCCGAATGGTAAGGGCCCCCAGTACCATGAGATAGGGCGCTCCATCGCCACCCTGATGACAGATGAG ATATTCCACGATGTGGCGTACAAGGCTAAAGACAGGAACGACCTACTGTCAGGGATCGACGAGTTCCTGGACCAGGTGACAGTCCTGCCCCCAGGGGAGTGGGACCCCACCATCCGCATCGAGCCCCCCAAGAGTGTCCCCTCACAG gagaagaggaaaatcccctctctccctaacgGTTCGGCCCACTCGTCTGACCTGGTCCAGAAAGAGGAGCACCAAGCAGGACCAGAGCTCCAGAGAACAGGGAG GGTCTTCGGGGGCCTGGTGATGGACGTGAGGAGGAAGTGGCCGTTCTACTGGAGTGACATCCGAGAGGCCCTGAGCCTGCAGTGCCTGGCCTCGGTGCTCTTCCTCTACTGCGCCTGCATGTCTCCCGTCATCACCTTCGGAGGCCTGCTGGGCGAGGCCACCAAGGGCAACATA AGTGCCATCGAGTCCCTGTTCGGAGCGTCCATGACGGGTGTCGCCTTCTCCCTGTTCGCGGGCCAACCCCTCACCATCCTGGGGAGCACTGGGCCTGTCCTCGTCTTCGAGAAGATCCTCTTTAAGTTCTGCAG CGACTACGGGCTCTCCTACCTCTCCCTGCGCACCAGCATCGGCCTGTGGACGGCCTTCCTGTGCCTGGTCCTGGTCGCCACGGACGCCAGCTCGCTGGTGTGCTACATCACGCGCTTCACCGAGGAGGCGTTCGCCGCCCTCATCTGCCTAATCTTCATCTACGAGGCGCTGGAGAAGCTGTTCACCCTGGGCGAGCTCTACCCTGTCAACATGCACAACCACCTGGACAACCTCACCTTCTACAC GTGTCAGTGTTCCCCTCCAGACAACAGCACagcggaggtggagagggtttgGAACAGCAGCGGGTTCCCCTCCCAGTCCTCTATATCCTGGGAAGACCTCGACGTCAAG GAGTGCCTGAGGCTCCATGGGCAGTTTGTGGGGGAGGCTTGTGGGAACGATGGCCCGTTCATCCCCGACGTGCTCTTCTGGTCCGTCATCCTCTTCTTCACCAccttcttcctgtcctccttcctCAAGCAGTTCAAGACCATGCGCTACTTCCCTACCAAG GTGCGCTCCTCCATCAGTGACTTTGCTGTGTTCCTGACCATCCTTATCATGGTTCTGGTCGACTACATGGTGGGAATTCCCTCACCCAAACTCCACGTCCCAGACCGCTTTGAG cccaCCTCCAAGAGCCGCGGCTGGTTGATCAGCCCGCTGGGGGGCAACCCCTGGTGGACGATGCTGgctgccgcggtgcccgcgctgCTCTGCACAATCCTCATCTTCATGGACCAGCAGATCACTGCCGTCATCATCAACAGGAAGGAGCACAAACTCAAg AAAGGCTGTGGCTACCACTTGGACCTGCTGGTGGTGTCCGTGATGCTGGGCGTGTGCTCCCTCATGGGCCTGCCCTGGTTCGTGGCGGCCAccgtcctctccatctcccacgtCAACAGCCTGAAGCTGGAGTCGGTGTGCGCCGCCCCCGGGGAGCAGCCCAAGTTCCTGGGGATCCGGGAACAGAGGGTCACGGGGTTCATGATCTTCCTGCTCATGGGCTGCTCCGTGTTCATGACCTCGGTGCTCAAG ttcATCCCCATGCCTGTACTCTACGGGGTGTTTCTCTACATGGGCGCGTCTTCTCTCAAAGGCATCCAG tTCTTTGACCGTATCAAGCTGTTTGGGATGCCAGCCAAGCACCAGCCGGACCTTATCTACCTGCGCTACGTGCCCCTGTGGAAGGTCCATGTGTTCACCCTGGTCCAGCTCACCTGCCTGGTGCTGCTCTGGGTCATCAAGGCCTCTGCCGCCGCCGTCGTCTTCCCCATGATG GTCCTGGCCTTGGTGTTCATTCGGAAGCTGCTCGACTTCTGCTTCACCAACAGGGAGCTGAGCTGGCTGGACGACCTGATGCCAGAgagcaagaagaagaaggaggatgacaagaagaagaaggccaAGGAG GAGGCCCAGCGCTTGCTTGAGGAGAACGAGAAATTAAAACACTCATACAGAGACAACGTCCTCAAGATCCCAGTGAAAGGGCTCAAAGTCAG TTTGGATCCATctgtggtaaacatttctgatgAAATGGCCAAAACTGCTATGTGGAAAGCTGTTGCCATGAACTCTGACAGTGCCAAAGCTCTGAAACCCAGTGCAAG CCAGGAGAAGATGTCCTGTGTAAAGATCAACCTGGAAGGAGCGCATGGGGACAAGGTTGTGGATGTGGAAACATCTTTATGA
- the slc4a7 gene encoding sodium bicarbonate cotransporter 3 isoform X3 produces MEEEMSEQMRPLLTSGNDDEAVVDLGKTSSTIHTNFEKEELESHRAVYVGVHVPMGRESKRRHRHRGHKHHRKRRDRSSERDEGRDSPTCNTPSQRVQFILGTEDDDEEHIPHDLFTELDELSFREGHVYEWKETARWLKFEEDVEDGGERWSKPYVATLSLHSLFELRSCILNGTVLLDMRASSIEEIADMVIDSMVASEQLEEEQREKVREAMLKRHHHQNEKKLSNRIPLVRSFADIGKKQSDPYLLERNGLLASPQSAPGNLESSKPSEARINGSSSRENSTVDFSKVDMNFMKKIPAGAEASNVLVGEVDFLERPIIAFIRLAPAVLLTGLTEVPVPTRFLFLLLGPNGKGPQYHEIGRSIATLMTDEIFHDVAYKAKDRNDLLSGIDEFLDQVTVLPPGEWDPTIRIEPPKSVPSQEKRKIPSLPNGSAHSSDLVQKEEHQAGPELQRTGRVFGGLVMDVRRKWPFYWSDIREALSLQCLASVLFLYCACMSPVITFGGLLGEATKGNISAIESLFGASMTGVAFSLFAGQPLTILGSTGPVLVFEKILFKFCSDYGLSYLSLRTSIGLWTAFLCLVLVATDASSLVCYITRFTEEAFAALICLIFIYEALEKLFTLGELYPVNMHNHLDNLTFYTCQCSPPDNSTAEVERVWNSSGFPSQSSISWEDLDVKECLRLHGQFVGEACGNDGPFIPDVLFWSVILFFTTFFLSSFLKQFKTMRYFPTKVRSSISDFAVFLTILIMVLVDYMVGIPSPKLHVPDRFEPTSKSRGWLISPLGGNPWWTMLAAAVPALLCTILIFMDQQITAVIINRKEHKLKKGCGYHLDLLVVSVMLGVCSLMGLPWFVAATVLSISHVNSLKLESVCAAPGEQPKFLGIREQRVTGFMIFLLMGCSVFMTSVLKFIPMPVLYGVFLYMGASSLKGIQFFDRIKLFGMPAKHQPDLIYLRYVPLWKVHVFTLVQLTCLVLLWVIKASAAAVVFPMMVLALVFIRKLLDFCFTNRELSWLDDLMPESKKKKEDDKKKKAKEEAQRLLEENEKLKHSYRDNVLKIPVKGLKVRCDSIALDTSVRVE; encoded by the exons ATGGAAGAAGAGATGAGCGAGCAGATGCGACCCCTCCTGACATCG GGTAATGATGACGAAGCCGTGGTTGACCTGGGGAAGACAAGTTCTACCATCCACACCAACTTTgagaaggaggagctggaga GCCACCGGGCGGTGTATGTGGGCGTCCACGTGCCTATGGGCCGAGAGAGCAAGCGACGCCACCGTCACCGCGGACACAAACATCACCGCAAGAGGAGGGACCGCAGCTCCGAGAGGGACGAAGGACGCGACTCGCCCACCTGCA ACACGCCGTCTCAGCGGGTGCAGTTCATCCTGGGGACGGAGGACGACGACGAGGAGCACATCCCCCACGACCTGTTCACCGAGCTGGACGAGCTCTCCTTCAGGGAGGGACACGTCTACGAGTGGAAGGAGACGGCCAG GTGGCTGAAGTTCGAGGAGGACGTGGAGGACGGGGGCGAGCGCTGGAGCAAGCCCTACGTGGCCACGCTGTCCCTCCACAGCCTGTTCGAGCTGCGCAGCTGCATCCTCAACGGCACCGTGCTGCTGGACATGAGGGCCAGCTCCATAGAAGAGATTGCCG aCATGGTGATCGACAGCATGGTGGCGTcggagcagctggaggaggagcagcgggAGAAGGTGCGCGAGGCCATGCTGAAGAGGCACCACCACCAGAACGAGAAGAAGCTCAGCAACCGCATCCCGCTGGTGCGCTCCTTCGCTGACATAGGCAAGAAACAGTCGGACCCCTACCTGCTGGAGCGCAACG gtCTCCTGGCGTCCCCCCAGTCGGCCCCTGGCAACCTGGAAAGCAGCAAGCCCAGCGAGGCTCGCATCAacgggagcagcagcagggagaACAGCACGGTGGACTTCAGCAAG GTGGACATGAACTTCATGAAGAAGATCCCCGCGGGGGCCGAGGCGTCCAACGTcctggtgggggaggtggactTCCTGGAGAGGCCCATCATCGCCTTCATCAGACTGGCCCCCGCCGTGCTCCTCACAGGCCTGACCGAGGTCCCTGTGCCCACCAG gttcctgttcctgttgcTGGGGCCGAATGGTAAGGGCCCCCAGTACCATGAGATAGGGCGCTCCATCGCCACCCTGATGACAGATGAG ATATTCCACGATGTGGCGTACAAGGCTAAAGACAGGAACGACCTACTGTCAGGGATCGACGAGTTCCTGGACCAGGTGACAGTCCTGCCCCCAGGGGAGTGGGACCCCACCATCCGCATCGAGCCCCCCAAGAGTGTCCCCTCACAG gagaagaggaaaatcccctctctccctaacgGTTCGGCCCACTCGTCTGACCTGGTCCAGAAAGAGGAGCACCAAGCAGGACCAGAGCTCCAGAGAACAGGGAG GGTCTTCGGGGGCCTGGTGATGGACGTGAGGAGGAAGTGGCCGTTCTACTGGAGTGACATCCGAGAGGCCCTGAGCCTGCAGTGCCTGGCCTCGGTGCTCTTCCTCTACTGCGCCTGCATGTCTCCCGTCATCACCTTCGGAGGCCTGCTGGGCGAGGCCACCAAGGGCAACATA AGTGCCATCGAGTCCCTGTTCGGAGCGTCCATGACGGGTGTCGCCTTCTCCCTGTTCGCGGGCCAACCCCTCACCATCCTGGGGAGCACTGGGCCTGTCCTCGTCTTCGAGAAGATCCTCTTTAAGTTCTGCAG CGACTACGGGCTCTCCTACCTCTCCCTGCGCACCAGCATCGGCCTGTGGACGGCCTTCCTGTGCCTGGTCCTGGTCGCCACGGACGCCAGCTCGCTGGTGTGCTACATCACGCGCTTCACCGAGGAGGCGTTCGCCGCCCTCATCTGCCTAATCTTCATCTACGAGGCGCTGGAGAAGCTGTTCACCCTGGGCGAGCTCTACCCTGTCAACATGCACAACCACCTGGACAACCTCACCTTCTACAC GTGTCAGTGTTCCCCTCCAGACAACAGCACagcggaggtggagagggtttgGAACAGCAGCGGGTTCCCCTCCCAGTCCTCTATATCCTGGGAAGACCTCGACGTCAAG GAGTGCCTGAGGCTCCATGGGCAGTTTGTGGGGGAGGCTTGTGGGAACGATGGCCCGTTCATCCCCGACGTGCTCTTCTGGTCCGTCATCCTCTTCTTCACCAccttcttcctgtcctccttcctCAAGCAGTTCAAGACCATGCGCTACTTCCCTACCAAG GTGCGCTCCTCCATCAGTGACTTTGCTGTGTTCCTGACCATCCTTATCATGGTTCTGGTCGACTACATGGTGGGAATTCCCTCACCCAAACTCCACGTCCCAGACCGCTTTGAG cccaCCTCCAAGAGCCGCGGCTGGTTGATCAGCCCGCTGGGGGGCAACCCCTGGTGGACGATGCTGgctgccgcggtgcccgcgctgCTCTGCACAATCCTCATCTTCATGGACCAGCAGATCACTGCCGTCATCATCAACAGGAAGGAGCACAAACTCAAg AAAGGCTGTGGCTACCACTTGGACCTGCTGGTGGTGTCCGTGATGCTGGGCGTGTGCTCCCTCATGGGCCTGCCCTGGTTCGTGGCGGCCAccgtcctctccatctcccacgtCAACAGCCTGAAGCTGGAGTCGGTGTGCGCCGCCCCCGGGGAGCAGCCCAAGTTCCTGGGGATCCGGGAACAGAGGGTCACGGGGTTCATGATCTTCCTGCTCATGGGCTGCTCCGTGTTCATGACCTCGGTGCTCAAG ttcATCCCCATGCCTGTACTCTACGGGGTGTTTCTCTACATGGGCGCGTCTTCTCTCAAAGGCATCCAG tTCTTTGACCGTATCAAGCTGTTTGGGATGCCAGCCAAGCACCAGCCGGACCTTATCTACCTGCGCTACGTGCCCCTGTGGAAGGTCCATGTGTTCACCCTGGTCCAGCTCACCTGCCTGGTGCTGCTCTGGGTCATCAAGGCCTCTGCCGCCGCCGTCGTCTTCCCCATGATG GTCCTGGCCTTGGTGTTCATTCGGAAGCTGCTCGACTTCTGCTTCACCAACAGGGAGCTGAGCTGGCTGGACGACCTGATGCCAGAgagcaagaagaagaaggaggatgacaagaagaagaaggccaAGGAG GAGGCCCAGCGCTTGCTTGAGGAGAACGAGAAATTAAAACACTCATACAGAGACAACGTCCTCAAGATCCCAGTGAAAGGGCTCAAAGTCAG GTGTGACAGTATCGCGTTGGACACGTCCGTCAGGGTGGAGTAA